GATATCTTCCCCGAGCTCAAAGTCGGGCTCCTCCACGGCAGGATGAAAGGGGTCGAGAAGGAAGCCGCCATGGGAGAGTTCAAAAAGAAGAAGATAGACGTGCTGGTCTCCACCACCGTCATCGAGGTCGGGGTGGACGTGCCGAACGCCACGGTGATGCTCGTCGAGCATGCCGAGAGGTTCGGGCTCGCCCAGCTCCACCAGTTAAGGGGGAGGGTGGGCAGGGGGGAGCGGGCCTCCCAATGTCTCCTTCTCGCCGCGCATACCGGCGGGGAGGACACGTGGAAGAGGCTCAAGGTCATGGAAGAGACCACCGACGGCTTCCGCATAGCCGAGGAGGACTTGAAGATACGGGGACCGGGTGACTTCCTCGGCCTCGGCACCCGCCAGGCGGGCATACCGGAGTTCAGGACAAAGGGGGCGATGGCGGACCTCTCTCTCCTCAAGAAGGCGCGGGACGAGGCGCGAGACTTCCTGAATTCCGACCCGGAGCTTAAAGGGACGGAGGCCGGGAGTATCACGGCGGTCCTCAAGGCCAGATGGCGGGACAGGCTCGAGCTGGCGGAGGTGGGTTGAGGACGGTACCTGAGCGCTTAAGCGGCTTCAAGTAAGAGTCGTTCGAAGGGGCCGTAAGAATTTTTATTGATTTTTTCTTGACAATATAGTATTATTCGGTATAGTTAAAAATTGAAGCGTCAAAAACAGCACGTAAAAGGAGGCTGCAGATGCCAAGAAATAACAAAGGTTTTACTCTGATCGAGCTCGTTATGGTCATAGTCATTCTCGGCATACTCGCCGCAGTGGCCATACCGAGGTTCATAGACCTGAGTGAGGAGGCGAGGGTTTCCACGGCAAAGGGTATCGCCGGAGCGATAATGGGTACCGCCACAATGCTCCACGCGCAGTACCTGCTTGACAATGCTCAGACGTACGAAACGGGAACCAGCTCAACAGCAGGGTGTCCCTCTAACGGTCAGATCCTTTGCGACGCGAACATCTCGGGCGGGCCTACCGTTACAGCCGCTAACATTACGTACGGGTCGGATACCAACACGACCG
This sequence is a window from Thermodesulfobacteriota bacterium. Protein-coding genes within it:
- a CDS encoding helicase-related protein codes for the protein DIFPELKVGLLHGRMKGVEKEAAMGEFKKKKIDVLVSTTVIEVGVDVPNATVMLVEHAERFGLAQLHQLRGRVGRGERASQCLLLAAHTGGEDTWKRLKVMEETTDGFRIAEEDLKIRGPGDFLGLGTRQAGIPEFRTKGAMADLSLLKKARDEARDFLNSDPELKGTEAGSITAVLKARWRDRLELAEVG
- a CDS encoding prepilin-type N-terminal cleavage/methylation domain-containing protein; this encodes MPRNNKGFTLIELVMVIVILGILAAVAIPRFIDLSEEARVSTAKGIAGAIMGTATMLHAQYLLDNAQTYETGTSSTAGCPSNGQILCDANISGGPTVTAANITYGSDTNTTVTIYVDPVNSYTMTLTLNSANGPSVAYSF